The Streptomyces uncialis genomic interval CCGACGGTCCAGTCGTACTCCTTGATGAAGCGTCCCGCGCTGCTGGTGACCGCGGCGCCCACGAGGGGGAGCGCGGTGGCGAGGACCGTCCACACGTTGTGGGTGAGGAACCACAGGAACGCCGGTACGGCGACCGCGCCCAGCAGCGCCAGCCAGGGCCCACCGCTCAGCAGCAAGGAGACGGCCAGCATCCGGGGCGCCACCCGGACCAGCTCACGTACCGGTGCCTCCCCGACCTCGTGCGCGGTCTCCGGCGCGAAGCCGGCCGCGCGGGCGAGGAGTTCGGCGCGCAGCGCGCGGGCCTCGTCGGCGCCGAGGAACGCCAGCTCGTCCTTGTTCTCCGTGCCGACGACGTCGAGTTTCAGCTTGGAGACACCGATGACCCGGGCGAGCAGCGGCTGGGTCACGTCCACGGCCTGGATGCGGTCGAGGCGGATGTGCGCGGTGCGTCTGAAGAGCAGTCCGGTACGGATGCGCAGCTCGGTGTCGGTGACCGCGAAGTAGGTGAACCACCAGGTCAGGAAGCCGTACAGGGCGGCTGACACGAGCAGTCCGGCGAGGCCGAGCAGCAGGGTCGTCGTGGCGAGGGAGGTGACCTGGCGCTGGGCGCCGTCGGGGTCGTGGACGGCCCATCCGACGAGGATCGCTATGGGCGCCCAGGCCCGCCGCAGCGGGGTTATGGGGTGCAGGCGCCGCTCGCCGACGGCGATGCCCGCGCCGCCCGTCACGGAGTTGCCGGTGGTGGCCCCGTCCGGGGCCTTCACGGTCCGGTGGGGGGCCGTGGACCCGTCCGGGCTCCCGGGAGCGCCCGCGAGGGCCTCCGGGCCGCCTGGAGGGGTCGTGAGGGCTTCCCCGCCCCCGGTGGCTCCGGTGGCCCCGGCTACGGTCCGCCCGGTCCCGTCGTCGGACCCCGGCGCACTCACAGGCCCGCCGATCGTGCCTCGCCCAGCTCGGTGAGCCGGTCACGCAGCCGTTCCGCTTCCTCGGGCAGCAGCCCGGGGATACGGGCGTCGCTCGCGGCGGCGGCCGTGTGCAGTTGCACACTGGCCAGCCCGAAGTACCGCTCGACGGGTCCGGACGTGACCTCGACGAGCTGCATCCGCCCGTACGGCACGATGGTCTGCTCGTGCCAGAGCACACCCCGGCTGATCAGCAGGTCGTCGGCGCGTTCCGCGTACCGCCAGGAGCGCCAGTTGCGGCCCAGCATCGGCCAGCCCCACAGCAGCACCGCCAGCGGCAGCGCGGCGAAGGCGGCCCAGCCGGTGCCCGCGAACAGCCCGAGGAGCACCCCCGTGGCCGCCGTCAGCGGCACCATCCACACCACGAGCAGCAGCCGCCGCATCCGCAGCAGTCCGGGCGGCAGCCCCGTCCACACCGGCTCACCCCCGGCGGTCTCCTCCGCCGGGCCCGCGACCCCGGTTCCTTCCGCGCTCCCCGTATCCATGACGCAAGCGTACGTAAGGGAGACTGTGCGCATGACACCCATGACGCCCGTGACCGGGCCGACGGAGACCGTGGTCGGTATCGGCGGTGCGGCGGAGAGCACCGACATGGTGCTCAACATCGGTCCCCAGCATCCGTCGACCCACGGGGTGCTGCGGCTGCGGCTGGTCCTGGACGGTGAGGTGATCCGGCACGCCGAGCCGGTCGTCGGGTACATGCACCGGGGCGCGGAGAAACTCTTCGAGGCGCGTGACTACCGCCAGATCGTGATGCTGGCCAACCGCCACGACTGGCTGTCCGCTTTCTCCAACGAGCTGGGCGTCGTCATCGCGGTGGAGCGCATGCTCGGGATGGAGGTCCCCGAGCGCGCGGTGTGGACCCGTACGCTGCTCGCCGAGCTGAACCGGGTGCTGAACCATCTGATGTTCCTGGGTTCGTACCCGCTGGAGCTGGGCGGGATCACCCCGGTGTTCCATGCCTTCCGGGAGCGCGAGGAGCTCCAGACCGTCATGGAGGAGGTCTCCGGCGGCCGGATGCACTACATGTTCAACCGGGTCGGCGGCCTCAAGGAGGACGTGCCCGCCGGGTGGACGTCCCGCGCGCGGGAGGCCGTCGCGTCGGTGCGGTCCCGGATGGACGTGTACGACCGGCTGGTGCTCGGCAACGAGATCTTCCGGGGACGCACCCGGGGCGTCGGCGTCCTCACTCCGGAGGCGGTGCACGCGTACGGGGTGAGCGGCCCCATCGCGCGCGCGTCGGGCGTCGACTTCGACCTGCGCCGGGACGAGCCCTATCTGGCGTACGGGGAGCTGGGTGACGTCCTGCGGGTCGTCACGCGCGAGGAGGGCGACTGCCTGGCCCGCTTCGAGTGCCTGCTGGACCAGACCCACAACGCCCTCGACCTCGCCGACGCCTGTCTCGACCGGATCGTGGAGCTGCCGCCGGGCCCGGTCAACCAGCGGCTGCCCAAGGTGCTCAAGGCGCCCGAGGGCCACACCTACGCGTGGACCGAGAACCCGCTCGGTATCAACGGCTACTACCTGGTGTCGAAGGGGGAGAAGACCCCGTACCGGCTGAAGCTGCGCTCCGCGTCGTACAACAACATCCAGGCCCTGGCGGAACTGCTGCCGGGCACCCTGGTGGCGGACATGGTGGCCATCCTGGGGTCGCTGTTCTTCGTCGTCGGGGACATCGACAAGTAGCGGCCGACCGCGCTAGCGGGGGTCCTGGGCCGCCGGTTCGGGCCGCAGGAGTCCGGCGGGGACGCCCACCGGCTGGAGCAGCCATCCGAAGTCCCCGAGCCCGCCCCGGGCCGTCAGTTCGGCGGCCTCACCCGCGCGCGCGAGGGCCCGTACGTACCGGGCCGGATCGGTGGCCGCCAGGGACGGCGACGGGCGGGCGCCCGCCACCCCGAGCGCGTGCAGCGCGGTGCGCTGCGTGGTCCGT includes:
- a CDS encoding PH domain-containing protein translates to MTGGAGIAVGERRLHPITPLRRAWAPIAILVGWAVHDPDGAQRQVTSLATTTLLLGLAGLLVSAALYGFLTWWFTYFAVTDTELRIRTGLLFRRTAHIRLDRIQAVDVTQPLLARVIGVSKLKLDVVGTENKDELAFLGADEARALRAELLARAAGFAPETAHEVGEAPVRELVRVAPRMLAVSLLLSGGPWLALLGAVAVPAFLWFLTHNVWTVLATALPLVGAAVTSSAGRFIKEYDWTVGESPDGLRIDHGLLDRMHETVPPGRVQTVRIEEPLMWRRRDWVRVELDVAGSTNSVLIPVAPRALAVGIIARVLPGVTVPESLSRPPRRARWCVPLWWRGYGFAVTDTVFASRHGLLRRSLSLVPHAKVQSVRLLQGPWQRVHGVADVHVETGANNTVPARMRDLDEARALLASQAERSRTSRKAARPDRWMS
- a CDS encoding NADH-quinone oxidoreductase subunit D encodes the protein MTPVTGPTETVVGIGGAAESTDMVLNIGPQHPSTHGVLRLRLVLDGEVIRHAEPVVGYMHRGAEKLFEARDYRQIVMLANRHDWLSAFSNELGVVIAVERMLGMEVPERAVWTRTLLAELNRVLNHLMFLGSYPLELGGITPVFHAFREREELQTVMEEVSGGRMHYMFNRVGGLKEDVPAGWTSRAREAVASVRSRMDVYDRLVLGNEIFRGRTRGVGVLTPEAVHAYGVSGPIARASGVDFDLRRDEPYLAYGELGDVLRVVTREEGDCLARFECLLDQTHNALDLADACLDRIVELPPGPVNQRLPKVLKAPEGHTYAWTENPLGINGYYLVSKGEKTPYRLKLRSASYNNIQALAELLPGTLVADMVAILGSLFFVVGDIDK
- a CDS encoding PH domain-containing protein; amino-acid sequence: MDTGSAEGTGVAGPAEETAGGEPVWTGLPPGLLRMRRLLLVVWMVPLTAATGVLLGLFAGTGWAAFAALPLAVLLWGWPMLGRNWRSWRYAERADDLLISRGVLWHEQTIVPYGRMQLVEVTSGPVERYFGLASVQLHTAAAASDARIPGLLPEEAERLRDRLTELGEARSAGL